The genomic stretch TTTCCAAAGAACAAAGGATTtgcaacaagaagaagaagatgataggCAGTCCTTGTGACTATGGCAATTGCCACAAGTTATGGGGAATATCTTCATCCAGattttaaataagtaaaataataaaattgaatagatttttaaaaatctgtcaaaTTTCATCTTTTCCATATTCTATTTGAGTAATATTCAGGTAATTATTTAACAACTTTATACTCTAATAAACTCTAAGAAGAAAATAGggaatatttatttatctctatttgaagaattatttttctactttgaggAAATTTCCTATTtggatcaagaaagaaaaaaaaactgttcattttaCTAGATACAAACTTCAGTTTATCTACAAAACAAATAATTTGTATCCTCTAAATTTCACCATTATGAAGCAAAGCCTCAATAATCCTGTACTTATTACTCATGTTAGTAAATATGTACTCCACATATGCAAGTAACCTTCTTGTAGTATTTTGCAGAAAGGCCCCTTGACATATAACATTGGGATTccctttttgtgtttgtttgtttgtttgctcttcTTGATCcttagattaaaaaagaaaaaaattggtaaaCTTTAAGATTAAATTGAGCAGATAATCTGCATATATAGATTTATGGCAGTTCCTTAGAACTTCAAAGTATGGAAAATTCTGTgaataaagaaaatttatttttgatcattttacatattaatgCATAAATTAGACCTAGTTGCTACTTTAGAAGTTATttacaggattttttttaacaataatgTAACAAAGACCCTTAGAGATAAAAAGGACTTGTCAATGCACCACAAATATTAAATAGTATATCCAAAATTTGGATTCCTTTTATCTTCCCCAATATTAAAGGCTCAACCTATTATATTGTAAGAGAGGGTCAGAAAATGTTGATCTATGCAAAACAACATATATCAACTTAACTAGCATATTATTATCACTTATCattttactatttttcatttgtttctgtttcttccttctcttctttcctttgtgttaaaattagcctcaggttCCCCAAAAGGGGCACTCCTCCTTCAGCACGATGGCTCTCCAGAGACCCCCCAGCACAGAGGCCTTGGAACCCTGCTAAGAGGTGCAGAAGAAACACCCCGGGCCCCAGGCATGGTGTGGCATGGCCTTTGTGGAGGCCCTGCTCAGCAGAGATATGCACTGGAGGCCTCAGGGACACCAGAGTTTGCCCCACCCAGCACCCAGCTCCCTGCATAATCCTGGCAGCCAGCCCAGGGGGCCTGCAGTTAGAAGACATAGTGAGAGAAGAGATGctaagaaaggagaggaagtactGAGGATGCTAGAAGAAAGGGGGCTTGGGGTTAGAAAGAAGGGTCACTATGATGAGAGtaagggaaggaaatgagagatgTTAGAGGAAGGACACTATGGAGGGAGGCTGACAATGAAAGTGGAGGAGAGCTAGGGGAGAAGGTAGAGACTCTGAGAGGTTGGTGGGAGAAGAAgggcaggggagctggagtgaaggaggaaaaagagtgaaagggagaggactgtggaagttggagaggactgaaagTGAACCAGGTCTGAGGAAAGCCTGTCTGaaggccatggggcagctagcaTACCCTCAGGCGAGAGATATGCCaagcaggagagaaagtttaaaactacagtcacattttatttctctttgtatttaattctgtttcatataaataaatctcatatttgctttaattaaaagaggcattttaatcattttttccttatcagtctgagaggcagtgggggaaggggaaagcccTTGCTTAAGGAACCTGGGGGAATTTTTAAACCCCCAGGCAGGTAGGCAGGTAATAGCCAGTTATAGCTTTACCAATAAAAAAGTAGTCAGATAGGAGCGAGGAGTCCACAGATTAGGGTCCATttagttaataataattttaacacCTTCATTCACTAATTCacaccttcctccctccttttctttctttcttttcttccttccttccttcattctttctttcacaaAGCAGAATATAACAGTGAACATGTGTTAAAAAGAATattatactattaaaaaaagaatctcattATTCGAGGagataaatataatggaaaaaagcATGTGAATTAATTAGATCTAGAGATTATGTTATAATTGATATGACTGGACTATCAATTAAGACCATATGGGATTAAATCTTCCTTCCTATCTATGAAAGTGATATGACCCTGAACTCTTTATTAAACCCTAAAGGGCCTTTGCTTTCTCCTGTATTCAAAAATAATGTTGTACTCAGTGATTTCTAAAGTGCCTTCCATTCTATATTGCTTGAAATAATGTAGTTTTGCAAGCACCTAATATTAACAACATCACTAATAAtctctaacatttataaagaatttacaatgtgctaaacactgagaaaATTGCTTTACACTTTACAattaataaaatcacatttgATGCTCGCAATAGCCCTCTGAgtcaggtgttattattatcccctctttacaattgaggaaccagaggcaaataaaagttaagtgacttgtccagggccacacagaaaTAAGTATTTGAGAAGAGATTTTAATAGatgaccagtgttctatcccttGCCCCACATGGCTGCATCTATCTCTTTCCTATTAGCCCAAGAACTTTTTGTCCTGAATTGactaatatatatgtaaagtatcttagagttgagaaaacaaaataatttctttctgattTAGGGAAATGTCACAATTTGCCTCAGTATTCCATAGGTAGAATGACTGGATTGGACTACATAAAACTCAAAGATATTTCAGCTTTGCAATTGCAAGGCTTTGTGGTGTTTGTTCTGAGAAGTTGAAGGACAGGGGCAGGACTTTTTCATCCTTTGGAAAAGATAACAAGAATTGGAGATCTGGGAGTCACTGCTGATTAGGACATAGGGGATAAATGATGGATAACATAGAGTCAAAAGAACACAGATGTGTAACATCCATTGTTTTGTATCTTGAAAATTGTccatataaataataaagatgaaaCTGACTgaataaaagtacaaaaatatgCTCAGCATCAGTAGGATGGTTTTGGTGGCTCTGATCTCTGGGGAGGCTCTTGGAGTAAGGCTTGTTCCAAGAGTATGTTGAACTTGCTGATGATGTCTGTATAGGACAAAAATCATGTAGCCACTGCTAATGACCATGACACTCACAAAGACTCCTTCATAAAGTGATTTCCAGCTTATAAATGCTGAAGTAGGCCTGGTGTATCTATTTAAAGAGCAAATCCCTAGATTCCTACTTTGATTACTGTTGCTATTGTTCTTAACACCAGTCACACTAGAAAACAAAGGCACACTTAATAGCTGACTGAAGATCCATATTAAGATACAGCAAGAAATAATGTACTTTGGAGCTCTGATTCTGAGTTCTGCCCATCTAATGTTGCAGGAGCTGATGGTGATGGTCTGGAATACACTCAGGAAGCAGTTGCTACAAAGGGTTAGGCTCCTGGACGTTCTTTGCAGGTAAATTAGGGTTTTACAACCAATGTTGTCAAGGAAAAATTTCACTTGCAACAACTGGATTGCCCATGGGACCCCCCTGAAGAGAATTGTTAAAATGTTGGAAAAGGTCAAATTAATGATAATCAGGTCAATAGGTCTTGTTTTATAGCCAGTGATTAAATGAAAACTATACAGGTAAAGAACTAAAACATTACCTAAGATTCCAATCATAATTTGTAGTACATAGAGAAAATACAAGATATCGCCATAAGAATACATTTTGTATTAGTCTTGGGACAGGAATGGATCCACAGtgacctagagagagagagagagagagagatagaagattGTATTAAAGAACCGTGGTTTGCCATTAGCATTCAAAATCTTCCACATTTTTCATATTAACTTCAGTAAAGTTCATTTTGTATGGAACAGTAAAGGACTTTTAGAAAGTGTTTTATTCCTAACAACTTTTTCAGGTTagtaattccaaaatgtatatccttggacattttaaaatgtttgcaatTGTGACCACGTACTGTTGTTTTCTTAATTTCTGTTTAGCctatcaccagaagaatatttaGTCTatcagaaaacaaacatttatttttgttgggctttttgttttggtagggcaatgagggtaaatgacttgcccagggtcacacagctagtaagtgtcaagtgtctgaggccagatttgaactcagctcctcctgaatccagggccagtgctctatccactgcaccacttagctgcccccagaaaataaacatttattaaactcttcttATGTAACAGGTATGAtcctaagcactggagatacctCCTTCTCCCCcgaaaagtaaagaaaaacaaacaaaccagaccTCAGATTGCTCACAAGCTAATTAATGAaacaaaatgcaaagaaaagtaaaatctatataaatataaataggaaatacttaagtgaaatggaattttatttgtGACTTAAAGAAAGGCAGTAGGTAGAGAAAATGAGGGATAGTGTTCCAGGCATATGGGgatagccagaaaaaaaaaatacttagcacTGAAAAATAGAGAATCTTGTTGTTCAAAGAGCAAGGGGGATGGTATCAGTAGATCAGAAAGTAAATTTCAGTGGGTGAGgtataagaataaaaagaagatgGATAGGTTATAAAAGGAATGCAAGATAATTTTGTATCTCATCCTTTCCATAATAGA from Dromiciops gliroides isolate mDroGli1 chromosome 6, mDroGli1.pri, whole genome shotgun sequence encodes the following:
- the LOC122731926 gene encoding vomeronasal type-1 receptor 3-like, which encodes MYSYGDILYFLYVLQIMIGILGNVLVLYLYSFHLITGYKTRPIDLIIINLTFSNILTILFRGVPWAIQLLQVKFFLDNIGCKTLIYLQRTSRSLTLCSNCFLSVFQTITISSCNIRWAELRIRAPKYIISCCILIWIFSQLLSVPLFSSVTGVKNNSNSNQSRNLGICSLNRYTRPTSAFISWKSLYEGVFVSVMVISSGYMIFVLYRHHQQVQHTLGTSLTPRASPEIRATKTILLMLSIFLYFYSVSFIFIIYMDNFQDTKQWMLHICVLLTLCYPSFIPYVLISSDSQISNSCYLFQRMKKSCPCPSTSQNKHHKALQLQS